From a region of the Candidatus Hydrogenedentota bacterium genome:
- a CDS encoding isochorismate synthase, which translates to MKRLRRRLQSQDDPPGVLVRAEARIEAMDPLNWLQAQLGQTHYYWSSREGSFEMAGIGEADVLVPEGAIDLPGLFAEMRRRLSLEWPSLRYYGGFRFRETDEIHRRWRNFAAYRFIAPRIEIVRQGEKTWLACNAVAGSPEANRMAYEAIEADVQGLVFPEAPLPCPLPPIVGRADLPDRVAWDALVEQALEAFDRGDLQKVVLARETEFQFDCESPLDPVGMLRRLLRHTKRSYEFCFHPTPTRAFLGASPERLYHRRNVYLESEALAGTRPRGRTDALDKALGRELLGDEKELREHQFVVQNLRDHFNRFCVSMKHDPAPSLRRLRKVQHLYTYMEGILREHDSDAALIAALHPTPAVGGSPREQALSWIAENEPFDRGVYAAPVGWVGFDDAEFCVGIRSGLIEGSTLALYSGAGIVPGSSAAGEWDEIENKMASFLEALYDHPG; encoded by the coding sequence TTGAAGCGCCTGCGGCGGCGGCTGCAATCGCAGGACGATCCGCCGGGCGTGCTGGTTCGGGCTGAGGCGCGCATCGAGGCGATGGACCCGCTGAACTGGCTTCAGGCGCAGTTGGGGCAGACTCACTACTACTGGTCGAGCCGGGAGGGATCCTTCGAGATGGCGGGCATCGGCGAGGCCGATGTGCTTGTCCCCGAGGGCGCCATCGACCTGCCGGGGCTCTTCGCGGAGATGCGGCGGCGGCTTTCGCTGGAGTGGCCGTCGCTGCGCTATTACGGCGGTTTCCGCTTCCGGGAGACCGACGAAATCCACCGCCGCTGGCGCAACTTCGCCGCGTACCGGTTCATCGCGCCGCGCATCGAGATCGTGCGCCAGGGCGAGAAGACCTGGCTGGCGTGCAACGCCGTCGCAGGGTCGCCCGAAGCGAACCGGATGGCGTACGAGGCGATCGAGGCGGACGTTCAAGGGCTGGTTTTCCCCGAGGCCCCGCTGCCGTGCCCCTTGCCGCCGATTGTGGGGCGCGCCGACTTGCCGGACCGGGTCGCCTGGGATGCGCTGGTCGAACAGGCGCTGGAGGCCTTTGATCGGGGCGATTTGCAGAAGGTGGTGCTGGCGCGGGAGACGGAGTTCCAGTTTGACTGCGAATCTCCGCTGGACCCCGTCGGGATGCTTCGCCGCCTGCTGCGGCACACGAAGCGATCGTACGAGTTCTGCTTTCACCCCACGCCGACGCGGGCCTTTCTGGGCGCCTCGCCGGAGCGGCTGTACCACCGGCGGAACGTGTACCTGGAGAGCGAGGCGCTTGCCGGCACCCGACCCCGCGGCCGCACGGACGCCCTCGACAAGGCGCTTGGCCGGGAGTTGCTGGGCGACGAGAAGGAGCTGCGCGAGCACCAGTTCGTGGTCCAGAATCTGCGCGATCACTTCAACCGCTTCTGCGTTTCGATGAAGCACGATCCCGCGCCGTCGCTGCGGCGCCTGCGGAAGGTCCAGCACCTCTACACCTATATGGAAGGCATTCTGCGGGAGCACGATTCCGACGCCGCGCTGATTGCGGCGCTGCACCCGACGCCGGCGGTCGGCGGCTCCCCTCGCGAGCAGGCGCTGTCGTGGATCGCGGAGAACGAGCCCTTCGACCGGGGCGTGTACGCGGCGCCGGTGGGCTGGGTCGGCTTTGATGACGCCGAATTCTGCGTCGGGATCCGGTCCGGGCTGATCGAGGGCAGCACGCTGGCGCTGTATTCGGGCGCGGGCATCGTGCCGGGGTCCTCCGCCGCCGGAGAGTGGGACGAGATCGAAAACAAGATGGCCAGCTTTCTGGAGGCGCTGTATGACCACCCCGGCTGA
- a CDS encoding ABC transporter ATP-binding protein: MSNVLECQKIQKHYHDGNRELKILTGVDLEVRQGEILAISGPSGVGKSTLLHIMGTLDRPTGGEILYRGNPLSGMGRAEINRIRNEEIGFVFQFYHLLPEFTALENVMMPAICKGAPRKAATPRAQELLETVGLGERMTHKPGQLSGGEQQRVAIARALFNNPGVVLSDEPTGNLDEHTGGSIIDLLWKLNEEHGVTLVVVTHDDNLAARAHRWVFVHDGVASVRK; encoded by the coding sequence ATGAGTAACGTACTTGAGTGCCAGAAGATTCAGAAGCACTACCACGACGGCAACCGGGAGCTGAAGATTCTCACCGGCGTCGACCTGGAGGTCCGCCAGGGCGAGATCCTGGCGATCAGCGGCCCGTCGGGCGTGGGCAAGAGCACGCTGCTGCACATCATGGGCACGCTCGACCGTCCCACGGGCGGCGAGATCCTGTACCGGGGCAACCCGCTTTCCGGGATGGGCCGGGCGGAGATCAACCGGATCCGCAACGAAGAGATCGGCTTTGTTTTCCAGTTTTACCACCTGCTGCCGGAGTTTACGGCGCTGGAAAACGTGATGATGCCGGCGATCTGCAAGGGCGCGCCGCGCAAGGCCGCCACCCCGCGCGCCCAGGAGCTGCTGGAGACGGTCGGGCTCGGGGAGCGGATGACGCACAAGCCGGGCCAGCTGAGCGGCGGCGAGCAGCAGCGCGTGGCCATAGCGCGGGCGCTTTTCAACAACCCCGGCGTGGTGCTGAGCGACGAGCCGACCGGCAACCTCGACGAGCACACGGGCGGCAGCATCATCGACCTGCTGTGGAAACTCAACGAGGAGCACGGGGTCACGCTGGTGGTGGTGACGCACGACGACAACCTGGCCGCGCGCGCGCACCGCTGGGTGTTCGTGCACGACGGCGTGGCGTCGGTCCGCAAGTAG
- a CDS encoding lipoprotein-releasing ABC transporter permease subunit — MPFELFVALRYLRGKRKNRFVSLITIISVAGVCVGVMALIVVMSVMTGFDEALRDTIIGNRSHLDLGLPRNQSILDYEQAIAAIQEVSPHIVAAAPVVVTEALFQHGVDLTTGGIILGVDPELESRVTDLEENLTTNDGRLYGVGDLPGDKEIVLGYRLARRLGAYVGDDIFVYTAKPKLSPFGPRGGSGLSLTVSGISEAKMSDIDMVYAYVNLATAAKLTGRSGVDSIRCKLTNPNLADRVKMAIEDSPLPYYGETWFESQQEFFLALEQEKVAMFIILAFIILVAAFNITSTLIMIVLEKQRDIGILRTLGVSSGSVMGLFIIEGLLIGLGGTFAGVILGTIFAYYINPIAEVVAWILDVELFNSTIYYYDRIPSKIMPYDVAWITISAVVLSFISTLYPAWSASRLTPVDALRHE; from the coding sequence GTGCCCTTTGAACTTTTTGTGGCCCTGCGCTACCTGCGGGGCAAGCGGAAGAACCGCTTTGTTTCGCTGATCACGATCATCTCGGTGGCCGGTGTGTGCGTGGGCGTTATGGCGCTGATCGTGGTGATGAGCGTGATGACCGGCTTCGACGAGGCGCTGCGCGACACGATTATCGGGAACCGGTCGCACCTGGACCTGGGATTGCCGCGCAACCAGAGCATCCTCGACTACGAGCAGGCTATTGCGGCTATCCAGGAGGTCAGCCCGCATATCGTGGCCGCGGCGCCGGTGGTCGTGACCGAGGCGCTATTCCAGCACGGCGTGGACCTGACGACGGGCGGCATCATCCTCGGGGTTGATCCGGAATTGGAGAGCCGGGTCACGGATCTGGAGGAGAACCTCACGACGAACGACGGGCGCCTCTACGGCGTTGGCGATCTGCCCGGTGACAAGGAGATTGTGCTCGGGTACCGGCTCGCGCGGCGGCTGGGCGCCTACGTGGGGGACGATATTTTCGTGTATACCGCCAAGCCCAAGCTGTCGCCGTTCGGCCCGCGCGGCGGGTCCGGGCTTTCGCTGACGGTCAGCGGGATCTCGGAGGCGAAGATGTCGGATATCGACATGGTCTACGCCTACGTCAACCTGGCGACGGCGGCGAAGCTCACGGGGCGCAGCGGTGTCGACAGCATCCGCTGCAAGCTGACGAATCCGAACCTTGCCGACCGGGTCAAGATGGCGATCGAGGATTCCCCGCTGCCGTATTACGGGGAGACCTGGTTCGAAAGCCAGCAGGAGTTCTTTCTCGCGCTCGAACAGGAGAAGGTCGCGATGTTCATCATCCTGGCGTTCATCATCCTGGTGGCGGCCTTCAACATCACGAGCACGCTGATCATGATTGTGCTGGAGAAACAGCGAGACATCGGCATTTTGCGGACGCTCGGGGTGAGCAGCGGGTCGGTGATGGGCCTGTTCATCATCGAGGGCCTGTTGATCGGCCTCGGCGGCACCTTCGCCGGGGTAATTCTTGGCACGATCTTCGCCTACTACATCAACCCGATCGCGGAAGTGGTGGCGTGGATTCTCGACGTAGAACTCTTCAACAGCACCATTTACTACTACGACCGCATCCCGAGCAAGATCATGCCGTACGACGTGGCCTGGATCACGATCAGCGCGGTCGTGCTGAGCTTTATCTCGACCCTTTATCCCGCCTGGAGCGCCTCGCGCCTGACCCCCGTGGATGCCCTGCGCCATGAGTAA
- a CDS encoding GxxExxY protein produces the protein MGSPDNFDWGALLGRVFGSARSEEEILRQLAAADPEIEQVVAAGMAVYGELGHGYVPGVYRDALAIECEERGIPFARNVPVHVRYRGHAIDSGFQADFVCHGDILAIVKTVDALDKPDDLELINHLKATGYRRGLTLNFGLQRFEFRRIVGPAKPAP, from the coding sequence ATGGGTTCGCCTGATAACTTTGATTGGGGCGCGCTACTGGGCCGTGTGTTTGGATCGGCGCGCTCGGAAGAGGAGATCCTTCGGCAGCTGGCGGCTGCGGATCCCGAGATCGAGCAGGTGGTGGCGGCGGGGATGGCGGTGTATGGCGAGCTGGGCCACGGCTATGTGCCGGGGGTGTACCGCGACGCGCTGGCCATTGAGTGCGAGGAGCGGGGCATCCCCTTTGCGAGGAATGTGCCGGTCCATGTACGCTACCGGGGCCACGCGATTGACAGCGGCTTCCAGGCCGATTTCGTGTGCCACGGCGACATCCTGGCCATCGTCAAGACGGTGGATGCGCTGGACAAGCCGGATGACCTGGAATTGATTAACCACCTGAAGGCCACGGGCTACCGCCGGGGGCTGACATTGAATTTTGGTTTGCAGCGCTTCGAGTTCCGGCGAATTGTCGGGCCCGCGAAGCCCGCGCCGTGA